The Antedon mediterranea chromosome 11, ecAntMedi1.1, whole genome shotgun sequence genome window below encodes:
- the LOC140062033 gene encoding uncharacterized protein has translation MDKKGQNYLTGYTASFKRSFNLRVLADDTEVKDTYKTAGERGKLPFNRTKILFLGDHGAGKTSTCRRLHGKEFRPEEPSTIGIETNTVEANVSDVNSKWCEVTSTPLEDYVSSAAWWTVSRLLKEGKQVSNKTSVLPDKNKRISIRKVLEDTCYLMLYIIPFTIILCFGGLTFGFGPVVWIYIICIMGICDFHTAYRFGCGFSIWMVLVDSVTQLNENFENLQSRNLWMIYTTGVMVVCMYGIGSFLIGMLVSVGCRIGICLALCFMVHPIQTSIEDFLEKLSFIDNLVYLKFVISVGIISAIFRRIHTNIFSLSRRKLIILFTINIFCIIAALYYFGSNNFVEICISFCFIVITFFIACGTILGRLIVAYGYVPDNYILKKTIGFIAGIYIGKMCGWEFFNFNHLTNLEKEHNYSLSRHLLKVVSVVTPILGFIIYEWHSYIKVKNTSSIPIVQIRKSMKSDVRNECLIDARLSLWDFAGQEMYYNTHHLFMPKQGVYLVVFNAVAAISNPHRHIKRLQFWLQSIAMHVDIANVVVFLVGTRRESVHDANAFSTFDTFVNAHLYKRFSRLLAFHPSGRLCFFIENSFNIDKELILLRQTLYNETSKLKYFCEMFSLKYLLFKDTLNGFRHRQCVIVSVKDIENELKLTSKIIVNFDVGQLLNFFDKSGDIIYNELDELLQNYVVCDPQMLIDILKLLVNVPEPHNRNRLVSDLWQRLLETGIIDSRLLEHICRMKGIWRVYPYVIRYLVGTQLMFPLTITNQVDQVGTFCLPCKLPKLELQQREFNYSYHNSDIFFFDFGEFLLEFIFLRLLAKFCEVFDWIKIYYDCAYFRASETCLFQIKTETISSGSIFLYDRNLLKLSVSKVIPSESVIILRKMHTFIEEIILQSFNPDYFHDQYLFGPVCDRCSSLDGTMCLVNLVAISNKISTWNEYKVDEYHTVYCKSKFSFTCSRPNTFTQTSV, from the exons ATGGATAAAAAAGGCCAGAATTACTTAACCGGATATACTGCATCTTTTAAGCGAAGTTTTAACTTGCGAGTTTTAGCAGATGATACAGAAGTTAAAGACACTTACAAAACAGCGGGAGAGAGAGGGAAATTACCTTTCAATAGAACTAAGATTCTTTTTTTGGGTGATCATGGTGCCGGGAAAACTTCGACTTGCAGGCGTTTACATGGAAAGGAATTTCGACCAGAAGAGCCTAGTACAATCGGAATAGAAACAAACACTGTTGAGGCGAATGTCAGTGATGTTAATAGTAAATGGTGTGAAGTGACCAGTACTCCACTGGAAGATTATGTAAGTTCAGCAGCGTGGTGGACAGTATCGCGTTTACTCAAAGAGGGTAAACAGGTATCAAATAAGACAAGTGTGTTGCCTGATAAAAATAAACGAATATCGATTAGAAAAGTACTGGAAGacacatgttatttaatgtTGTATATTATCCCTTTCACTATTATACTATGTTTTGGTGGGCTTACATTCGGGTTCGGACCAGTCGTGTGGATATACATCATTTGTATTATGGGAATATGTGATTTTCACACGGCCTACCGCTTTGGTTGTGGATTCTCTATATGGATGGTACTCGTAGATAGTGTTACacaattaaatgaaaatttcGAAAATTTACAAAGCAGGAACTTATGGATGATTTACACAACAGGTGTAATGGTTGTTTGCATGTATGGCATTGGTTCGTTCCTTATTGGTATGCTTGTCAGTGTAGGTTGTAGGATTGGTATTTGTCTGGCATTGTGTTTTATGGTACATCCAATACAAACTTCAATCGAGGACTTTTTAGAAAAACTCTCATTTATTGACAATCTAGTTTACcttaaatttgttatttctgTCGGTATTATATCAGCAATATTTAGGAGAATTCACACTAATATATTTTCACTTAGTCGAAGGAAGTTGATTATTTTGTTCACgataaacatattttgtatcaTTGCAGCATTATATTATTTCGGAAGTAATAATTTCGTCGAGATATGTATTTCATTTTGCTTTATAGTAATTACCTTTTTCATAGCATGTGGGACTATATTAGGAAGATTGATTGTAGCGTATGGGTATGTCCCtgataactatattttaaagaaGACTATTGGGTTTATTGCTGGAATATATATTGGCAAAATGTGTGGTTgggaattttttaattttaaccatCTAACCAATTTAGAAAAAGAACATAACTATTCTTTATCAAGACATTTGCTTAAAGTTGTGTCAGTTGTTACACCAATTTTGGGTTTTATTATCTACGAATGGCATTCCtacataaaagtaaaaaatacgTCATCGATACCAATAGTGCAAATCAGGAAATCGATGAAATCAGACGTGCGTAACGAATGCTTGATTGACGCAAGACTTAGTTTATGGGATTTTGCAGGACAAGAAATGTACTATAATACACACCATCTGTTTATGCCAAAGCAAGGCGTATACTTGGTTGTTTTCAACGCTGTAGCGGCGATTTCTAATCCCCATAGACACATTAAACGGCTACAATTCTGGTTACAATCTATTGCTATGCATGTTGATATTGCGAATGTTGTAGTCTTTCTGGTAGGAACAAGAAGAGAAAGTGTACATGATGCAAATGCGTTTTCTACTTTTGATACCTTTGTAAATGCACATCTTTACAAAAGGTTTTCAAGATTGCTTGCTTTTCATCCAAGTGGACGACTTTgcttttttattgaaaactcATTCAACATTGATAAAGAGCTTATCCTCCTGCGACAAACATTATATAATGAAACTTCGAAATTGAAATACTTTTGCGaaatgttttctttaaaataccTATTATTTAAAGATACATTAAATGGATTTCGTCATAGACAGTGTGTTATTGTAAGTGTTAAAGATattgaaaatgaattaaagTTGACAAGCAAAATCATTGTGAACTTTGATGTGGGTCAGCTTTTGAATTTCTTTGATAAATCTGGAGATATCATATACAATGAACTTGATGAACTACTTCAGAATTATGTTGTTTGTGATCCTCAGATGTTAATAGACATTCTGAAACTATTAGTGAATGTACCTGAACCACACAACAGAAACAGACTCGTATCTGATCTTTGGCAGAGATTACTGGAAACAGGAATTATAGACAGTAGACTATTAGAACACATTTGCCGAATGAAAGGAATTTGGAGAGTTTATCCTTATGTGATTCGGTACTTGGTAGGAACACAGTTGATGTTTCCACTTACAATAACAAATCAAGTTGATCAAGTTGGAACATTTTGTCTTCCTTGCAAATTGCCCAAACTTGAGTTACAACAACGTGAATTTAATTATAGCTATCATAACTCGGACATATTTTTTTTCGATTTTGGTGAATTCTTACTAGAATTTATATTTCTTCGACTTCTTGCAAAATTCTGCGAAGTTTTTGATTGGATTAAGATCTATTATGACTGTGCATATTTCAGAGCAAGTGAAACATGTTTGTTTCAAATAAAGACTGAAACAATTTCTTCTGGCAGTATTTTCTTATATGATAGAAATCTATTAAAACTGTCAGTGTCTAAAGTAATCCCTAGTGAATCAGTTATTATCTTACGGAAAATGCATACTTTCATTGAAGAAATAATCCTACAATCTTTTAATCCGGATTACTTTCATGATCAGTATCTTTTTGGTCCAGTATGTGATAGATGTAGTTCTTTGGATGGAACGATGTGTTTGGTGAATCTTGTTGCCATAAGTAATAAAATCTCTACATGGAATGAATACAAAGTAGACGAATATCACACAGTATATTGTAAATCAAAG ttcagTTTTACCTGCAGTAGACCAAACACCTTCACCCAGACAAGTGTTTGA
- the LOC140062697 gene encoding uncharacterized protein, producing MDEKGVAYLKGYAESFQRSFNMRVLADDTEIKEAYKTAQEKGKVPFNRTKVLILGDHGAGKTSTCRRLQGKDFRPEEPSTIGIETNTVQAKVSDVNSKWCEVTSTPLEDYESSAAWWTVSRVLKQSKNKVSNSRGRSKNNPQVLMQKLLEDTCYLMLYIVPFMTILCFGGFTFGFGPVVWLYIVCVMSICDVHSAYRFGCGYAIFMVILDSATQLNEHFLNLQSIESIWMYVSAVIDVCIYGVGSFLIGVLMSTGGRTGICVALCFMVHPNKTDISIESFFKKLSFLYNILYYFKFVFSAVIIIVIFRSINTHIFSLSRRKLIILLMINIICIITAIYLGRNNFVEICILFCFIAIVFSIMCGVILGRKMVAYGYTPGNYILKKSTGFIVGICLAEVCGWRFGNVFNLRDGHNHSNSQYIFDLILFYAPITGFFIYEILSYVKVKTTSSIPIVHIRNSMKADLRNECYIDARLSLWDFAGQDMYYNTHHLFMPKQGVYLVVFNAVEAISNPHRHIKRLQFWLQSIAMHVDIENAVVFLVGTRRGSVRDEKAFSTFERCVNAHLYKRFSKLLAFHPSGRLCFFIENSFNVDTELNILRQNIYNEIIKFKYVCEMFYVKYLLFKETLNGFRHRNFIIVSIKEIEDELMLTASTIFVKFEVRQLLNFFEKSGDIIYNEFDELLQNYVVCDPQILIDILKLLVNVPEPHKRNRALSDLWQRLQETGIVDSRLLEHICRMKGIWRVYPYVIRYLVGTQLMFPLTITNQVDQVGTFCLPCKLPKIDLQQREFEYIDCTSDIFYFDFGEMLLEFVFLRLIAKCCQVFDWNNIYYNCARFRASDTCFFQINTDTVSSGSIFFYDRNLIKLSVSKEIPSQSVNILQTILNSIEGIIEQTFNPDYFHDQYICGPVCERCSSLDGTMCLVNLITLSNDVSALNEYRVDAHHKVYRKPEFSFTCSRPITTRQVAI from the exons ATGGATGAAAAGGGGGTGGCTTACTTGAAAGGATATGCTGAGTCGTTTCAGCGAAGTTTTAACATGCGAGTTTTAGCAGACGATACTGAGATTAAAGAAGCTTACAAAACAGCTCAAGAAAAGGGAAAAGTACCTTTTAACAGAACTAAGGTACTTATTCTGGGTGATCATGGTGCTGGAAAAACCTCGACTTGCAGGCGTTTACAAGGAAAGGATTTTCGACCAGAAGAGCCTAGTACAATCGGAATTGAAACAAACACAGTACAGGCGAAAGTCAGTGATGTTAATAGTAAATGGTGTGAAGTGACCAGTACTCCACTAGAAGATTATGAAAGTTCAGCAGCGTGGTGGACTGTATCACGTGTCCTTAAACAGAGCAAAAATAAGGTATCAAATTCTCGTGGTCGGTCCAAAAATAATCCACAAGTATTAATGCAAAAATTACTGGAGGacacatgttatttaatgtTGTATATTGTTCCTTTCATGACTATACTTTGTTTTGGTGGATTTACATTCGGGTTTGGTCCAGTCGTGTGGTTGTACATTGTTTGTGTTATGTCAATATGTGATGTCCACAGTGCATATCGATTTGGTTGTGGATATgctatatttatggtaatattAGATAGCGCTACACAAttaaatgaacattttttaaacttacaaagCATAGAGTCAATATGGATGTATGTATCTGCGGTGATAGATGTTTGCATTTATGGAGTTGGTTCGTTCCTTATTGGTGTGCTTATGAGTACAGGTGGAAGGACTGGTATCTGTGTAGCATTGTGCTTTATGGTACACCCAAATAAGACTGATATTTCTATtgaaagtttttttaaaaaactatcatttctttataatatattatattattttaaattcgtATTTTCGGCAgttattataattgtaatttttaggAGCATTAACACACACATATTTTCATTAAGTCGAAGGAAGTTGATTATTCTGTTAATGATTAACATAATTTGTATCATTACAGCAATATACTTAGGAAGGAACAATTTTgttgaaatatgtattttattttgtttcattgcAATAGTCTTTTCCATAATGTGTGGGGTTATATTAGGAAGAAAGATGGTAGCTTATGGCTATACACCTggaaattacattttaaagaaatcaaCAGGGTTTATTGTTGGAATATGTTTAGCAGAAGTATGTGGTTGGAGATTTGGAAATGTGTTTAATTTAAGAGATGGTCATAACCATTCCAATTCACAGTATATATTTgacttgattttattttatgccCCAATTACTGGGTTTTTTATCTACGAGATATTATCTTATGTCAAAGTAAAAACTACATCATCAATACCTATAGTACATATCAGAAATTCAATGAAAGCAGATCTACGAAACGAATGTTACATTGACGCCAGACTTAGTTTATGGGATTTTGCAGGACAAGACATGTACTATAATACGCATCATCTGTTTATGCCAAAGCAAGGCGTATATTTGGTTGTTTTCAACGCTGTAGAGGCGATTTCTAATCCTCATAGACACATTAAACGGCTACAATTCTGGTTACAATCTATTGCTATGCATGTTGATATTGAGAATGCTGTAGTGTTTCTTGTAGGAACAAGAAGAGGAAGTGTACGTGATGAAAAGGCGTTTTCCACCTTTGAGAGATGTGTAAATGCACATCTTTACAAAAGGTTTTCTAAATTACTTGCTTTTCATCCAAGTGGACGACTTTgcttttttattgaaaactcATTCAATGTTGATACGGAGCTTAACATCTTAcgacaaaatatatataacgaaattataaaatttaaatacgtTTGCGAAATGTTTTATGTCAAATACCTATTGTTTAAAGAAACGTTAAATGGATTTCGTCATAGAAATTTCATTATTGTGAgtataaaagaaattgaagatGAATTAATGTTAACAGCAAGCACAATTTTTGTGAAATTTGAGGTGCGTCAACTTCTAAATTTCTTTGAAAAATCGGGAGATATCATATACAATGAATTTGATGAACTACTTCAGAATTATGTTGTTTGTGATCCTCAGATATTAATAGACATTCTGAAATTATTAGTGAATGTACCTGAACCACACAAAAGAAACAGAGCTTTATCTGATCTTTGGCAGCGATTACAAGAAACAGGGATTGTAGACAGTAGACTATTGGAACACATTTGCCGAATGAAAGGAATTTGGAGAGTTTATCCTTATGTGATTCGGTACTTGGTTGGAACACAGTTGATGTTTCCACTTACAATAACTAATCAAGTTGATCAAGTTGGAACATTTTGTCTTCCTTGCAAATTGCCCAAAATTGATTTACAACAACGTGAATTTGAGTATATTGATTGTACttctgatattttttatttcgattttggTGAAATGTTACTGGAGTTTGTATTTCTTCGACTTATTGCAAAATGCTGCCAAGTATTTGATtggaataatatttattataactgTGCACGATTCAGAGCAAGTGACACCTGCTTTTTTCAAATAAACACTGACACAGTTTCTTCTGGCAGTATTTTCTTTTATGATAGAAATCTGATCAAACTGTCAGTGTCTAAAGAAATTCCGAGTCAGTCAGTTAATATCTTACAGACAATTCTTAATTCGATTGAAGGAATAATCGAACAGACTTTTAATCCGGATTACTTTCATGATCAGTATATTTGTGGTCCAGTGTGTGAAAGATGTAGTTCTTTGGATGGAACAATGTGTTTGGTGAATCTTATTACATTAAGTAACGATGTCTCTGCATTGAATGAATACAGAGTAGATGCACATCACAAAGTGTATCGTAAACCAgag TTTAGTTTTACATGCAGTAGACCGATAACCACTAGACAAGTTGCTATTTGA
- the LOC140062560 gene encoding uncharacterized protein, whose translation MHTKIFSLSRRKFVLVFILNVMLITTAIYLGSHNFVDIFTLFCFISLVFFIICGVFIGRKFVAYDYFPEHYLFKKVIGFIAGIYIGRMCGWKFDNFDHLTNVEKDFSKYLLKMLSFAAPILGFIIYEWHSYMKVKTTSSITVVHIRKSMKADLRNECYIDARLSLWDFAGQEMYYNTHHLFMPKQGVYLVVFNAVAAISNPDRHIKRLQFWLQSIAMHVDIENVVVFLVGTRRESVRDGNAFSTFERFVNAHLYKRFSRLLAFHPSGRLCFFIENAFNVDNELNILRERIYNEVTRLKYFCEMFSVKYLLFKNTLNGFRHRQCIIVSVNDIVNELKLTRKIFMEYEVREILNFFDKSGDIIYNEVDELLQNYVVCDPRVLIDILKLLVNVPEPHNRNRLVSDLWQRLLETGIVDSRLLEHICRMKGIWRVYPYVIRYLVGTQLMFPLTITNQVDQVGTFCLPCKLPKIELKQRELDHVDHTSDIFYFDFGEMLLEFVFLRLIAKCCNVFDWNNIYYNCARFRASETCFFQINTDTVSSDSIFLYDRNLIKLSVSKEVPSQSVNILQTILTSVEEIILQTFNPDYFRDQYLCGPVCERCSSLNGTMCLVNLVGISKDAYALNEYRVDEYHKVYREREFSFTCSRRITT comes from the exons AtgcataccaaaatattttcacttaGTCGAAGAAAGTTTGTCCTTGTATTTATACTAAATGTAATGCTTATAACAACAGCAATATATTTGGGAAGCCATAATTTTGTAGacatatttacattgttttgctttatttcattggtgttttttataatttgtggAGTTTTTATAGGAAGGAAATTTGTGGCGTATGACTATTTCCCTGAACACTACCTTTTTAAAAAGGTTATTGGGTTTATTGCTGGGATTTATATTGGCAGAATGTGTGGTTGgaaatttgacaattttgacCATCTAACTAACGTAGAGAAAGACTTTTCTAAATATTTGCTTAAAATGTTGTCATTTGCTGCACCGATTTTGGGTTTTATTATCTACGAGTGGCATTCTTACATGAAAGTAAAAACTACGTCATCAATAACAGTAGTGCATATTAGAAAATCAATGAAAGCAGATCTACGAAACGAATGTTACATTGACGCCAGGCTAAGTTTATGGGATTTTGCAGGACAAGAAATGTACTATAATACACACCATCTGTTTATGCCAAAGCAAGGCGTATACTTGGTTGTTTTCAATGCTGTAGCAGCGATTTCTAATCCTGATAGACATATTAAACGGCTTCAATTCTGGTTACAATCTATTGCTATGCATGTTGATATTGAGAATGTTGTAGTGTTTCTTGTAGGAACAAGAAGAGAAAGTGTACGTGATGGAAATGCGTTTTCCACCTTTGAGAGATTTGTAAATGCACATCTTTACAAAAGGTTTTCAAGATTACTTGCTTTTCATCCAAGTGGACGACTTTGCTTTTTTATTGAAAACGCATTTAATGTTGACAATGAGCTTAACATCTTACGAGAAAGGATATATAATGAAGTAACaagattgaaatatttttgcGAAATGTTTTCTGTaaaatacttattatttaaaaacactttaaatGGATTTCGACATAGACAGTGTATTATTGTGAGTGTAAACGATATTGTAAATGAATTAAAGTTAACAAGAAAAATCTTTATGGAATATGAGGTGCGCGAAATTCTGAATTTTTTTGATAAATCCGGAGACATTATATACAATGAAGTTGATGAACTACTTCAGAATTATGTTGTTTGTGATCCTCGGGTATTAATAGATATTCTGAAATTATTAGTGAATGTACCAGAACCACACAACAGAAACAGACTCGTATCTGATCTTTGGCAGAGATTGCTGGAAACAGGAATTGTAGACAGTAGACTTTTAGAACACATTTGCCGAATGAAAGGAATTTGGAGAGTGTATCCTTATGTGATTCGGTACTTGGTAGGAACACAGTTGATGTTTCCACTTACAATAACTAATCAAGTTGATCAAGTTGGAACATTTTGTCTTCCTTGCAAATTACCAAAAATTGAGTTAAAACAACGTGAACTTGATCATGTTGATCATACTtctgatatattttatttcgaTTTTGGTGAAATGTTACTGGAATTTGTATTTCTTCGACTTATTGCAAAATGCTGCAATGTGTTTGATtggaataatatttattataactgTGCACGGTTCAGAGCAAGTGAAACATgttttttccaaataaatacTGACACAGTTTCTTCCGATAGTATTTTCTTATACGATAGAAATCTCATCAAACTTTCAGTTTCGAAAGAAGTCCCGAGTCAGTCAGTAAATATCTTACAGACAATTCTTACTTCGGTTGAAGAAATAATCTTACAGACGTTTAACCCGGATTACTTTCGTGATCAGTATCTTTGTGGTCCAGTGTGTGAAAGATGTAGTTCATTGAATGGAACGATGTGTTTGGTGAATCTTGTCGGAATAAGCAAAGATGCTTATGCATTGAATGAATACAGAGTGGATGAATACCACAAGGTTTATCGGGAACGAGAG TTCAGTTTCACATGCAGTAGACGGATAACCACCTAG